A part of Diprion similis isolate iyDipSimi1 chromosome 12, iyDipSimi1.1, whole genome shotgun sequence genomic DNA contains:
- the LOC124413385 gene encoding pre-mRNA-splicing factor Slu7 has product MTTPSANVPVSVILKNKSEFEDEPRKKSREDWRKAKELEEARKAGTAPAAVDEEGKDINPHIPQYISATPWYFGAEGPTLKHQRPQPEKQRQFSHLDEWYKRGVDTSKVAVKYRKGACENCGAVTHKKKDCMERPRKIGAKFTNANIAPDEFVQPELSVDYDGKRDRWAGYDPAEHRAIVEEYQKIEDAKRQMRADKLNAEENDEQDSDKDEDKYVDEVDMPGTKVDSKQRITVRNLRIREDTAKYLRNLDPNSAYYDPKTRSMRDNPYAGTDQEVAYRGENYARFSGDTQQHAVAQLFAWDAHERGVDVHLLAEPTKLELLKQEYDKKRDELKDEARGGVIKRYGGAEHLQAPPAALLLAQTEDYVEYSRYGKVIKGQEKQVIRSKYEEDVFPNNHTSVWGSYWEGGHWGYKCCHSFVKNSYCTGDAGKQVTDIPTPGPSLIEEQTHKVRENDTLETKEEQTVVANHDIRDAEQNSDTSVNDKDSSDSSNEEENWKSKTERKSKSKKKSKKRKQREKRRNKKKAGKDEDKLQEALRKEVEHQKEADRLLKMDERKRPYNSMFEVKEPTAEEIEAFQMKRKRDEDPMAHFLNK; this is encoded by the exons atgACAACTCCATCGGCTAACGTTCCTGTATCCGTGATACTTAAAAATAAGAGCGAGTTTGAGGATgagccaagaaaaaaaagtagggaAGATTGGCGCAAAGCAAAAGAGCTAGAAGAGGCTCGAAAAGCAGGTACTGCGCCTGCGGCTGTTGACGAGGAAGGGAAAGATATCAATCCACACATTCCTCAGTACATCAGCGCTACACCTTGGTATTTTGGTGCAGAG GGCCCAACGCTCAAACATCAAAGACCTCAACCTGAGAAACAAAGGCAGTTCAGCCACTTGGATGAATGGTACAAACGTGGTGTAGATACGAGCAAAGTAGCAGTAAAGTATAGAAAAGGAGCTTGCGAAAATTGCGGAGCTGTTACTCATAAGAAAAAGGATTGTATGGAAAGACCCCGAAAAATTGGGGCTAAATTTACTAACGCTAATATTGCGCCGGATGAATTTGTACAACCTGAATTGTCTGTGGATTACGATGGTAAAAGAGACAG ATGGGCAGGATATGACCCAGCAGAACACCGAGCTATTGTTGAGGAATATCAAAAGATAGAAGATGCCAAGAGACAAATGCGTGCTGACAAATTAAACGCAGAAGAAAATGACGAGCAAGATTCGGACAAAGATGAAGACAAATATGTGGACGAAGTGGACATGCCTGGTACAAAAGTTGACTCGAAACAACGAATTACTGTACGAAATTTGAGGATCAGAGAAGATACTGCTAAGTACTTGCGAAATTTGGATCCAAATTCAGCGTATTATGATCCCAAGACGAGGTCTATGAGGGACAATCCTTACGCAGGGACGGATCAAGA GGTTGCTTACCGAGGGGAAAATTATGCACGCTTCTCTGGTGACACTCAGCAACATGCTGTTGCACAGCTGTTTGCATGGGATGCTCATGAACGCGGTGTAGATGTTCATCTTTTGGCCGAGCCCACCAAGCTTGAATTACTTAAACAGGAATACGATAAAAAACGAGACGAACTTAAAGACGAGGCACGTGGTGGTGTGATCAAGAGATACGGAGGTGCCGAACATCTCCAGGCACCACCTGCCGCTTTGCTACTTGCTCAGACTGAAGACTATGTCGAATACTCAAGATATGGAAAG gtaATTAAAGGTCAAGAAAAGCAAGTGATACGTTCAAAGTATGAAGAAGATGTTTTTCCAAATAATCATACATCGGTATGGGGTTCCTACTGGGAGGGGGGCCATTGGGGATACAAGTGCTGTCATTCATTTGTCAAGAATTCCTATTGCACTGGTGATGCTGGAAAACAAGTGACAGATATACCAACTCCGGGACCTAGCTTAATAGAGGAACAGACTCACAAAGTAAGAGAGAACGATACACTAGAGACCAAAGAAGAACAAACGGTAGTTGCCAATCACGATATAAGAGATGCTGAACAAAACAGCGATACCTCAGTCAATGACAAGGACTCAAGCGATTCTTCGAATGAGGAAGAGAATTGGAAGTCAAAAACAGAACGTAAATCAAAATCCAaaaagaagagtaaaaaacgaaagcAAAGGGAAAAACGCAGGAATAAAAAGAAGGCAGGTAAAGATGAGGATAAATTGCAGGAAGCTTTAAGAAAAGAAGTGGAACATCAGAAGGAAGCAGACAGACTGCTAAAAATGGATGAACGAAAACGGCCTTACAACAGCATGTTCGAAGTTAAAGAACCAACTGCAGAGGAAATTGAAGCTTTCCAGATGAAACGAAAACGTGACGAGGATCCTATGGCACattttctgaataaataa